Proteins from a genomic interval of Gammaproteobacteria bacterium:
- a CDS encoding 2-oxoglutarate dehydrogenase E1 component produces the protein MSDSIERAYRESPLFASNAPYVFELYSAWRNNPEEVAPHWRELFESVETGRPLPTRLPNGGGDGMLASNGRAAPAVRAGASRQGAVVRLIQLYRLRGYRAARVDPLQLNPNLRSQAPKLEYAGLSEADLDTVFDTGRFGGAEGRRLPLRIIIEQLEQIYCGDVGVEMAHVSRARERLWLRDRVEAAKLAGRPPDPVKRAILRELIAAEGLERYLHTRYVGQKRFSLEGGDSLIPMLYDLIQQAGSKGLQEIVVGMAHRGRINVLVNVLGKAPQELYAEFAGESGPLSGKYGDVKYHMGFSSDVTTPGGMVHVVLAFNPSHLEIVNPVVLGSVRARMDRRRDSEGDEILPVLIHGDAAVAGQGVVTETLQLSQARSFATGGTVHLIVNNQIGFTTSDPQDARSTPYCSDVAKMIEAPVIHVNGDSPEACVFATRLALEYRQAFHKDVFVDLVCYRRHGHNEADEPAATQPLMYDRIRSHPTTLQMYADRLCEDGVVTKAQLKADKAEYRRRLDAGDPLPEAAMGMVGNEFTVDWDSYRQADADVEVDTAIPPEQVADLGERLGTVPEGVNLHPRVIKVVADRLQMARGEIDMDWGFGELMAYGSLLRDGYRVRLTGQDSRRGTFFHRHASLIDQRSGRAYSPLDDVAPMRGAFTITDSLLSEEAVMGFEYGYSTTDPDCLTIWEGQFGDFCNGAQVVIDQFIASGETKWGRMSGLTLFLPHGQEGAGPEHSSARLERFLQLCAQGNMRVCVPSTPGQMFHMLRRQMHNRARVPLVALTPKSLLRNKLSFTPLAALSEGRFERIIDEVEELDNVRRLVLCSGKLYFDLLEARREGEAGDVAIVRIEQLYPFPHDLCEALFKRYSDVEDIVWAQEEPKNQGAWYRVRARLERWLVNGQRLSYMGRAGAASPAPGSIHLHRLQQYAIVEQVLESDRKVS, from the coding sequence ATGAGCGACAGTATCGAACGCGCCTACCGGGAATCTCCGCTTTTTGCGAGTAACGCGCCTTATGTGTTCGAACTGTACTCCGCCTGGCGCAACAATCCCGAGGAGGTAGCGCCGCACTGGCGCGAGCTGTTCGAGAGCGTTGAGACCGGCCGTCCCTTGCCGACGCGCCTGCCCAACGGCGGCGGAGATGGGATGCTCGCAAGCAACGGCAGGGCGGCGCCCGCGGTGCGGGCCGGCGCCTCGCGCCAGGGCGCGGTGGTGCGGCTCATCCAGTTGTATCGGCTGCGGGGCTATCGCGCCGCACGCGTCGATCCACTGCAACTGAACCCCAACCTGCGCAGCCAGGCGCCCAAGCTCGAGTACGCGGGCCTGAGCGAGGCGGACCTGGACACCGTGTTTGATACCGGGCGGTTCGGTGGCGCCGAGGGGCGCCGGTTGCCGCTGCGGATCATCATCGAGCAACTGGAGCAGATCTATTGCGGCGACGTCGGCGTGGAGATGGCGCACGTGTCACGGGCCCGTGAGCGATTGTGGCTGCGGGACCGGGTGGAAGCGGCGAAACTGGCGGGCCGTCCGCCGGACCCGGTCAAGCGCGCAATCCTGCGCGAACTGATCGCCGCCGAGGGCCTGGAGCGTTATCTGCATACGCGCTACGTGGGGCAGAAGCGCTTCTCGCTGGAGGGCGGCGACAGCCTTATTCCGATGCTTTACGACCTGATCCAGCAGGCCGGATCCAAGGGCCTGCAGGAAATTGTGGTCGGCATGGCCCACCGCGGGCGCATCAATGTGCTTGTGAACGTGCTGGGCAAAGCGCCGCAGGAGCTGTACGCGGAGTTTGCCGGCGAGTCCGGGCCGCTCTCGGGCAAGTACGGCGACGTCAAGTACCACATGGGTTTTTCGTCGGACGTAACCACCCCCGGGGGGATGGTGCACGTGGTGCTGGCGTTCAATCCGTCGCACCTGGAGATCGTGAACCCGGTCGTACTGGGGTCCGTGCGCGCGCGCATGGACCGCCGGCGCGACAGCGAGGGCGACGAGATCCTTCCGGTGCTGATCCACGGCGACGCCGCCGTGGCCGGGCAGGGCGTGGTGACGGAAACGCTGCAGCTTTCCCAGGCTCGCTCCTTCGCCACCGGCGGAACCGTGCACCTGATCGTGAACAACCAGATCGGTTTCACCACCAGCGATCCGCAGGACGCGCGCTCCACGCCGTACTGCAGCGACGTCGCCAAGATGATCGAGGCGCCGGTAATCCATGTGAACGGAGACTCGCCGGAGGCCTGTGTGTTCGCGACCCGCCTCGCGCTCGAATACCGTCAGGCTTTCCACAAGGACGTGTTCGTGGATCTCGTCTGCTATCGCCGTCACGGTCATAACGAGGCGGACGAGCCGGCCGCCACGCAGCCGCTCATGTACGACCGCATCCGCAGCCATCCCACCACCCTTCAGATGTACGCCGACCGTCTTTGCGAGGATGGCGTGGTCACGAAGGCGCAGCTGAAGGCGGACAAGGCCGAATATCGCAGGCGGCTGGACGCGGGCGACCCGCTGCCGGAGGCGGCCATGGGCATGGTCGGCAACGAGTTCACCGTCGATTGGGACAGTTACCGGCAGGCGGATGCCGACGTGGAAGTCGATACGGCCATCCCGCCGGAGCAGGTCGCGGACCTTGGCGAGCGGCTCGGCACGGTGCCCGAGGGGGTCAATCTGCACCCGCGGGTGATCAAGGTCGTCGCGGACCGGCTGCAGATGGCGCGCGGCGAAATCGACATGGACTGGGGATTCGGTGAACTGATGGCCTATGGCAGCCTCCTGCGCGACGGCTACCGGGTGCGCCTGACCGGGCAGGACAGCCGCCGCGGGACTTTCTTTCACCGCCATGCCAGCCTGATCGACCAGCGCAGCGGGCGCGCCTACTCGCCGCTGGACGACGTGGCGCCGATGCGGGGCGCCTTCACGATCACCGATTCGCTGCTCAGCGAGGAGGCCGTGATGGGCTTCGAGTACGGCTACTCGACCACCGATCCGGACTGCCTGACGATCTGGGAGGGGCAGTTCGGCGACTTCTGCAATGGCGCCCAGGTCGTGATCGACCAGTTCATCGCCTCGGGCGAGACCAAGTGGGGCCGGATGTCGGGGCTGACGCTGTTCCTGCCGCACGGCCAGGAAGGGGCCGGGCCCGAGCACTCATCGGCCCGCCTGGAGCGGTTCCTGCAGCTTTGCGCGCAGGGCAACATGCGGGTCTGCGTGCCGTCCACGCCGGGCCAGATGTTCCATATGCTGAGAAGACAGATGCACAACCGGGCGCGCGTGCCGCTGGTGGCGCTGACGCCCAAGAGCCTGCTGCGCAACAAGCTGTCCTTCACGCCGCTTGCGGCGCTCAGCGAGGGACGTTTCGAGCGGATCATCGACGAGGTGGAGGAACTCGATAACGTGCGCCGCCTCGTGCTGTGCAGCGGCAAGCTGTATTTCGATCTGCTGGAGGCGCGCCGCGAAGGGGAAGCCGGGGACGTGGCCATCGTTCGGATCGAGCAGCTTTACCCGTTTCCGCACGATCTCTGCGAGGCGCTTTTCAAGCGCTATTCGGATGTCGAGGATATCGTCTGGGCGCAGGAGGAACCGAAGAACCAGGGCGCCTGGTACCGGGTGCGCGCGCGCCTGGAACGCTGGCTGGTCAACGGCCAGCGATTGAGCTACATGGGCCGCGCCGGAGCGGCTTCTCCGGCGCCGGGTTCCATCCATCTGCACCGGCTGCAGCAGTACGCGATCGTCGAGCAGGTGCTTGAGAGTGATCGAAAGGTGTCGTAG
- a CDS encoding glycosyltransferase encodes MNKPGISIVAPAHEEAESLPELLRSVANAFSAFDAWELIVVDDGSRDNTAGVLAGLQSEHPRLRVVRHLNNRGQSAAMCTGADAARFAWLGFLDADGQNDPADLAKLYSEMLEVGETAPGMIMGHRRERKDGWLTRVSSRTANAVRAGLLRDRTPDTGCSLKVLARGDFLALPRFDHMHRFLPALLLRQGLQTVSRPVAHYPRRAGRSKYGLGNRLWVGIADLLGVWWLGRRRFRPGTSEEIRHDD; translated from the coding sequence GTGAACAAGCCCGGAATAAGCATTGTGGCGCCGGCCCACGAAGAGGCCGAAAGCCTGCCGGAACTGTTGCGCAGCGTCGCCAATGCCTTCAGCGCCTTCGATGCCTGGGAGCTCATCGTTGTTGACGACGGCAGCCGGGACAACACCGCCGGGGTGCTGGCCGGCCTGCAAAGCGAGCACCCAAGGCTGAGGGTCGTCCGGCACTTGAACAACAGGGGCCAAAGCGCCGCGATGTGCACGGGCGCGGACGCCGCGCGATTCGCCTGGCTCGGCTTTCTCGACGCGGACGGGCAGAACGATCCGGCCGACCTGGCGAAGCTGTATTCCGAAATGCTCGAGGTGGGCGAAACGGCCCCCGGCATGATCATGGGCCATCGGCGGGAACGCAAGGACGGGTGGTTGACGCGAGTGTCCTCGCGCACTGCCAATGCGGTGCGCGCGGGTTTGCTGCGCGACCGAACGCCGGACACCGGCTGCAGCCTGAAAGTCCTGGCACGCGGTGATTTCCTGGCGCTGCCACGGTTCGACCACATGCACCGTTTTCTGCCTGCCCTGCTGCTGCGTCAGGGCCTGCAGACCGTTTCCCGACCGGTGGCGCACTATCCGCGGCGCGCCGGGCGTTCAAAATACGGCCTGGGGAACCGGCTGTGGGTGGGGATCGCCGACCTGCTCGGTGTCTGGTGGCTCGGCCGGCGGCGCTTCCGGCCGGGAACAAGTGAGGAGATACGACACGATGACTGA